In a single window of the Flavobacterium sp. W4I14 genome:
- a CDS encoding nucleotide-binding universal stress UspA family protein (product_source=COG0589; cath_funfam=3.40.50.620; cog=COG0589; pfam=PF00582; superfamily=52402) encodes MNFKKILIAVDNSTCSEKAAKAGYDMAEKFGAEVALVNIIEPIPANVNPDLTLAPVFLETYDNSEENSHILLKEMETKYSKGAKTTYLSIVDTAAHGIIQQSDEWGSDLIVIGTYGRTGLYHFLMGSVAEHVARKSACPVLIIPNKCDVD; translated from the coding sequence ATGAATTTTAAAAAAATATTAATTGCCGTTGATAACAGTACCTGCTCAGAAAAAGCGGCAAAAGCCGGTTACGACATGGCTGAAAAATTTGGAGCAGAAGTAGCATTGGTTAACATTATTGAACCTATTCCGGCTAATGTAAACCCCGATTTAACCTTGGCACCAGTGTTTTTAGAAACGTATGACAATAGCGAAGAAAACAGCCACATTTTGCTCAAAGAAATGGAGACGAAATATAGCAAAGGTGCAAAAACCACCTATTTAAGTATTGTTGATACCGCAGCGCATGGTATTATCCAGCAATCAGACGAGTGGGGATCTGATTTAATTGTTATTGGCACTTATGGACGTACAGGCTTGTACCATTTTTTAATGGGAAGTGTTGCCGAACACGTGGCGAGAAAATCTGCTTGTCCGGTTTTGATTATTCCTAATAAATGTGATGTTGATTAG
- a CDS encoding ferredoxin (product_source=COG1145; cath_funfam=3.30.70.20; cog=COG1145; pfam=PF12838; smart=SM00261; superfamily=54862) codes for MAIKITDECINCGACEPECPNNAIYDAGTAWRFSDGTNLNGIIDFGNQQIEADAAQEAVSDEVYYIVSDKCTECKGFHDEPQCAAVCPVDCCVDDEDIRETEEELLAKKAWLHQEG; via the coding sequence ATGGCGATTAAAATAACAGATGAGTGTATAAATTGTGGGGCTTGCGAACCAGAATGTCCTAATAACGCAATTTACGATGCCGGTACTGCATGGCGTTTTTCTGATGGTACAAATTTAAATGGTATCATTGATTTTGGTAATCAACAAATTGAAGCTGATGCAGCTCAAGAAGCAGTTTCGGACGAAGTTTATTACATTGTATCCGATAAGTGTACAGAGTGTAAGGGCTTTCATGATGAGCCTCAGTGTGCGGCAGTTTGTCCGGTAGATTGTTGCGTAGATGACGAAGATATCCGCGAAACAGAAGAAGAATTATTAGCTAAGAAAGCTTGGTTACACCAGGAAGGATAA
- a CDS encoding hypothetical protein (product_source=Hypo-rule applied; pfam=PF05893; superfamily=53720), with translation MSALTQEKVIIAFNKLGKLLTNPTDILGNAFYTAESTNAWFTAENIKKSILSFAEMLNEADLAIWFKSVKFSAAPKKVGLILAGNIPLVGLHDVLSVLATGNIAVIKLSSADDKLIKAVIAELVKIEPASEDKIEYVERLKDFDAVIATGSNNSSRYFDYYFSKVPNIIRKNRNSVAVLDGSESFEDIQNLGNDIFDYFGLGCRNVSKIYFPKGYDIANFYEGVESFQPIINHFKYNNNYDYNKSIYLVNAAKHFDNGFLLLKEDERLTSPLAVLFYEEYEQLQALEDKLKNQSENIQCVISKSPLSLNTFGFGQSQHPKLWDYADDVNTIEFLNNLD, from the coding sequence ATGTCAGCATTAACTCAAGAAAAAGTAATAATCGCGTTCAACAAACTGGGTAAATTGCTTACAAACCCTACTGACATACTAGGAAATGCATTTTATACCGCTGAAAGCACTAATGCATGGTTTACTGCAGAAAACATAAAAAAATCGATTTTATCTTTTGCCGAAATGTTAAATGAGGCTGATTTGGCCATTTGGTTCAAATCGGTCAAGTTTAGTGCAGCTCCAAAAAAGGTTGGTTTAATCCTGGCAGGGAATATCCCATTGGTGGGTTTACACGATGTTTTAAGTGTATTGGCTACAGGAAATATTGCTGTAATCAAACTTTCTTCGGCTGATGATAAATTAATTAAAGCCGTAATTGCAGAGCTCGTTAAAATAGAGCCTGCTTCTGAGGATAAAATAGAATATGTAGAGCGCTTAAAAGATTTTGACGCTGTTATTGCAACCGGAAGCAACAATTCATCCCGCTATTTCGACTATTATTTCAGTAAAGTACCCAACATTATCAGAAAAAACAGAAACAGTGTTGCAGTTTTAGATGGTTCAGAAAGTTTCGAGGATATCCAAAACCTAGGTAACGATATTTTTGATTATTTTGGTTTAGGCTGTAGAAATGTTTCTAAAATCTATTTTCCAAAAGGTTACGATATTGCAAATTTTTACGAAGGCGTAGAAAGTTTTCAACCCATTATCAACCACTTTAAATACAATAATAATTACGATTACAATAAATCTATCTACTTGGTTAATGCTGCTAAACACTTCGACAATGGCTTCTTATTATTAAAAGAAGATGAGCGCCTGACATCACCCTTGGCTGTTCTCTTTTATGAAGAATACGAGCAGTTACAAGCGCTTGAAGATAAACTGAAAAACCAATCAGAAAACATTCAATGTGTGATTAGCAAATCGCCTTTAAGTTTAAATACTTTCGGTTTTGGCCAAAGCCAGCACCCAAAGCTTTGGGACTATGCAGATGATGTAAATACAATTGAGTTCTTAAACAACCTAGATTGA
- a CDS encoding hypothetical protein (product_source=Hypo-rule applied), producing MYIVKVKGIAKIPDYVQLRDDKFTLLAYFRVDRPDKSLEKLGLGDKQEYIMEMVKDLPFGQIAKLEI from the coding sequence ATGTATATCGTTAAAGTTAAAGGCATAGCCAAAATTCCAGATTACGTACAGTTAAGAGATGACAAGTTCACACTTTTAGCTTATTTTAGGGTTGATAGGCCTGATAAATCGTTGGAAAAACTCGGACTTGGCGACAAGCAAGAATACATTATGGAAATGGTTAAAGATTTGCCTTTCGGGCAGATTGCAAAATTAGAAATATAA